The genome window TCTATCATTTCCTGAGAATTAGAAAAGCGCTCTCGGGGGCTAAAACGAATCGCCCTATCAATTACCCCCGCAAGGTTAGAATGGAAATCGGGAATTTCATCACGCCACAAAATTTCTCCCGTGCGACTATCGGTACGTAAATATTGAGGTGGTTTCCCTGTCAGCATATATACTGCCGTCAAACCAAGGCTATATAAGTCACTAGAGAAAATGGGGCGTCCCGCCGCTTGCTCCGAAGACATATAACCAGGTGTACCAATGGCGATAGAATAGGCAGACTGGCCCTGAGAATAAACAAAAGTAGTTAAAGCCTCTTTTACTGCCCCAAAGTCGATTAAAACTGGTAAATTATCCTTTACCCGAAGAATTATATTGTCAGGCTTTACATCTCGATGAACAATATTTTCTTTATGTAAATAGCCTAATACAGGTAATATTTTTAATAAAAAGTTTTCGACTTCTTCAGGGGGCATTTTACCCTCCTCTTGAACTTTTTTAGTTAGGGTAATTCCTTCTACCCACTCTTGCACTAAATAAAAATTTTTATCCTCACAAAAATAAGCATGAAGACGGGGTACTTGAATTTGTTCGTCCCCTACGTGTTCTAATATACGAGCTTCTTGTTCAAAACGATCATACATCCATTGAGGAATACTAGACTCATTAATAATCGGTTTTAGTTGCTTAATCACGCATCTTTTGCCCGAAGGCGAGTGAGTATCGATGGCCAGAAAAGTCTCGCCAAATCCCCCCCTACCAATAGACTCGATGATTTGATAACGATTATTTAACAATGTAGTAGTATTCATTCCTTTGGTGGAAGTCGTTGATATTTTTCCCATCTATCATAACCATTATTTTTAAAATTTTGAGAGAGAGACTTGTGTATTCTTCCCTGTAAAAGCCATAAAAGTCATCATTAATAAGTATTTTTTCCTTTTTACCTTGTAAATTTTTTTTAGATTAGCTATAATATTTAACTGTGTCATCTGGAGAGGTGGCCGAGCGGTTGAAGGCGCAGCACTGGAAATGCTGTTTGGGGGTAACTTCAACGAGGGTTCGAATCCCTCCCTCTCCGTACCTCACGAAAAGAGCTAAGGTTTTATACCAAGGCTCTTTTTGTTGTTAATTTTTTGGGTTTTACATTTTATTAGTAGTTTAGTTGGCGCAAAGGGTTTTATAGTCAATCAAAATAAGACTGAGACATTTAGCTAGTACAATAATTGTAAATTATTTCATCTAAAGTTATTGTACTATCGCTATACATTTTTGCTCTTTTTAAAGCACTAAAATCGTGTTCAATATCATTTAAATCTGGTGAATAAGTTGGTAAAAACATTACTAGATGACCTGCTTCTTCTACTAATTCTTTTATCATATTTTTTCGGTGGATTGGTGCATTATCCATTATTAGTATTGAAAATTGTTTTAGTGATGGTAATAAATACATTTTTAGCCATGATTCAACACTTTCTGCATTTAAACTTCCTGTAAAGATCATTGGAGCAATAAAATCTTTTTCTTTCTTTCTTCTTCCTGCTACTAAATTTTCTCTTTTTCCTCGTTTTCCTTGTTTCTCATCATAAATTTTTTTTCCTTTTTTTGACCACCCATAAATGCAAGTACTTATTTCCTCAAATCCTGACTCATCAATAAATACCATACTCTTACTTCCGTATTTTTTGACTAATTCTCTTAATTTTTGTAAGTATTCTATTCTTTGTTTTCTATTTCTTTCTCTATAACGTAACTGTTTTTTTTTCTTGTTATGTTCATTTTTTTGAATGCATGAGATATTGCTGACATTGTTACTCCAAATTTTTTCGCTCTATCTATTAATTTATCATCTGGATTTTTCACTACATCTTCATATAGTGCTGATTTATCTAATTTTCTTTGACGAGTTTTGACCACTGTTGGTCTTAAATCTTTTCTATTCAACCATCTATATATTGATGCTCTTGATATTCCAAATATTCTCGATGCTTTTGTTACGTTACCTCTATTTTCTACATAGTCAATTACTTTTTGTCTTAATTCTATATCATGGGGCATTATACTTAAATATAAAAATAATTACTTCATCCATTATTTTACCCTTGATTGGTTCATACTTAAGTAAAGTGACTATAACTCCTTGTAAAGAAAAATATGTTTTGCAATTATGGATTAATAGGACTCATTTCCCAGTGATTTTGTTCCTCAAGTTGGTATAGGTATCTATTTTGGGGATTGCCTTTAAGTTGTAGATGATCAACTTTTTGGGGTTTAAATAGTAGTAAACAAAAAGTATCAAGGGGATTATCAAGGTTGTCGGGAGTGATGATAGATTCATCATTGAGTGTTTCTCCCGGATTTGCCCATGTAAATTGAATTTTGGCGTTATCGCTTAATTTGTCCCATACTTGCTTACGGGCATTGATCATTTTTTGATCTTTTTCTTGGTGGGTGATAATGTCAATATAACCATTGATTCTAAATTGTTCTCTGGTTTTGGTAAAGTACCAACAAATTTCGCTTTGGGGTTGTTTTTGTAGATGTTGATATTTTTCGCTTCTGATGTCGGTGATGATTTGTAGCCAGTTGGTATCGTCATAAAATCCCCTAAATACCACGGTGCGATTTGTAGGAAAGCCCTCGGGGGAAATGGTGGCTAGTTGAAAGTAACGGCTATAGGGTTTTGCCCTATTTAGATGTAATGCTTTGGCTAAGGGCGATCGCCATGGTGCTAGAATATTAGACATGGGGGTATATGTAAAAAATTAATTAAGATTTGAGAGTCAAACTAAAAAGACTTACATAATAAAGATACTATAGCGATAGTTCACATGGAGAACCATTGTTATCATGACCGCTACAAATGTACAACAGTTTAGACAACTCACCACAGATATTCCCCCCATTGCAGGAAAAGAATTAGATATAGAAAAGATAGTTAATCACCAAGAATCTATTTTTTTAGATAACACCGATATTAATTTAGAAGAAAAAAAAGCTCTATTTGCCTGTGCCTTACATATGCACCAACCCACCATCCCCGCAGGGCAACATGGGGAATTAATCTGTAATTTACAACATATGTTTGAGCATCAGGGGGAAGGGGATAACCATAACGCTTCTGTATTTGCTTGGTGTTATAGCCGTATGGGGGATTTTATTCCCGAATTAGTGGCAAATGGTTGTAGCCCTCGCATTATGCTGGACTATTCAGGCAATCTATTATGGGGATTGCAACAGATGGGCAGGGAGGATATTTTAAATAATTTGCGTAAAATTACTCAAGATAAAACCTACCAACCCTATGTAGAATGGTTAGGCACGATGTGGTCCCATGGGGTAATTCCATCTACTCCTATTCCCGATATTAAGTTACACATTCAGGCATGGCAACATCATTTTGCTTCTATTTTCGGAGAAGATGCCCTAAAAAGAGTTAAGGGTTTTTCCCCCCCTGAGATGCACCTGCCTAATCATCCTGATACTTTGTATGAATATATCAAGGCGTTGAAGGAATGTGGTTATCGTTGGTTATTAGTACAAGAGCATTCAGTGGAAAGACTCGATGGACAAGGACTATACCATGATGAGAAATATATTCCTAATCGTTTGGTAGCTAAAAATTCCCGTGGGGAGACTATCAGTATTACAGCGTTAATCAAAACTCAGGGTTCGGATACTAAGTTAGTGGCACAGATGCAACCCTACCATGAGGCGAAAACAAAAGACAAGCAATCCATAAATGGGGTGATGATTCCCCCTTGTGTAACCCAAATTGCCGATGGAGAAAATGGTGGGGTAATGATGAATGAGTTTCCTCGGGATTTTCCTCCCCTATGGTATGGCATCAAAAATTCTGATGTGGTGGGGGTAAATGGCACAGAATATCTGGAGTTGTTGGCAGCCTCTGGGGTATATGAAGATGATTTCCCTGTGTGTCAAGGGGTGGGGCAACACAAGATTTGGCAACGGGTTGGGAATGATATAACCCCCGAAAAAGTACAAAGTGCGATCGCTTTTTTAACCGAAAATGATCATCAATTCCATACCGAAGGTGCATCGTGGACTAATGATTTAAGCTGGGTAAGGGGTTATGAGAATGTATTACAACCCATGAATCAATTAAGTGCTTTATTCCATCAAAAATATGATGGTTTAGTAAAAGAAAATCCTGAAATCACCAAAAGCCAAGATTATCAAGAAGCCCTTTTATATCATCTACTATTGCAAACCAGTTGTTTTCGCTATTGGGGGCAAGGCACATGGACAGATTACGCTAAAGAGTTATACCAGCGAGGAATAGACATTATCAAACCATAACCATATTTTTATTATTTTTTATTCTTAAATTCCTCCATAATGGGGGAGTTTTTTGGTGATAATAAATAAGTTGACTAACTATAATTGTTAATCTCAAGATCAAAAAACTTTTGCCTACCCTCACAACTCCACTTTTTCATCAAGCTTTATTCACCTTGGCTTCAATCATTCCTCTCACCACATCAGGCATTTTATATTGGGCTTCCCAGTCTAATATTTTTTTCGCTTTGGTGGGGTTGCCCTGACTAAAGGCTAAATCCGTGGGTCGTAATAAAGTGCGATCGCACTCTACATATTTTTGCCAATCCAAATCAAAAAAATCAAAAGCACAAGCCACAAAATCCTCCAACTTATAACTAGCCCCCGTAGCAATGACAAAATCTTCGGGAGAATCATGTTGCAACATCAAATACATTGCCTGCACATACTCAGGCGCCCAACCCCAATCTCGACTGATATTAATATTACCCAAAGACAAAACCTGCTCTTTACCCTCCGCAATATCTATCACCCTATTAATAATTTTTTGAGTCACAAAACGACGAGGGCGCAATGGCGACTCATGGTTAAACAAAATTCCTGTACAAGCAAAAATATCATAAGCCTCCCGATAATTAGCCACCTGCCAAAAAGCCGTGGATTTTGCCACCCCATAAGGACTTCTAGGGCGAAAAGGGGTATTCTCATCGGCCGCCTCAACTCCTATATCCCCAAAACATTCGCTCGAACCTGCACTATAAAACTTAATGGGGCGATGGGTAAAACGAATGGCTTCCAATAAATTCAAAGTACCCGTCGCAATACTTTCTAAGGTTTCCACTGGTAACTCAAAGGACAAACCCACGGAACTTTGTCCTGCCAAATTATAAACCTCATCGGGTTCAGTTTTCATCAAAATCTGTAAGACACTGCGAAAATCATTCAGTGCCATGGACTCTAATTGAATTTTATCCTTTATTCCTAAAAGCTCTAAATTTTTGAAGGAAGACATCTGAGCATCCCTAGAAGTACCTGCCACCTCATACCCCTTAGACAATAACAATTGAGCTAAATAAGCCCCATCCTGCCCAGATATGCCAGATATTAACGCTTTTTTTGTCATAAGGATAATCTTGTTTTAGGTTGTAGAAGTAGAGAAGAAAAGAAGATGAATTGATAAAATTTTTATTCTCAATTATCAATTACTCTTTGCTGTTACTGTTAACAAACTTATAAGCAATATAAAAAACAACCCCAATCACCAGAATACTGAGTAAGGACTTAAGAATAGAAAACACGGTACTAATTAGGGAAAATAATAACATCACCCCAAACACACTAATGATAACTTTGCCCCCTGTGGGTAAAGCCGTAAACCATCCTTTGATGACGGGGATAAAACTGCCCTGAGCATTACTCGGAGGATTTAAAGGGGTAGCGTCATAAATTTCGGCTTCAATTTCTTCTATTTTTTCTTGCCAATTTTTGTCTGATTTTGTGGTCATTGCTTTTTCTATAGTGGGAAAACAATCCCCCATGGTTGATTATTATGGGGGAAAAATTAAGAGAGATTATTCCTAACGGATATATTCTTTTAGGATACTATTACGGTTGGGATGGCGCAACTTGCGTAATGCTTTAGCTTCAATTTGACGGATACGCTCACGGGTAACGTTAAATATCTGCCCGATTTCTTCTAGGGTTTTCATTCGTCCATCATCCAAACCATAACGAAGTCTGAGAACATCTCTTTCACGGGGGCTAAGGGAATCGAGTACATTTTCTAAGTCTTCCCGTAATAAGTTTTTGGATACTTCATCTTCGGGGGTTTCTCCGTCCGCTTCGATAAAGTCACCTAGACGAGAATCCTCTTCCTTACCGATAGGAGTTTCTAAGGAGATAGGTAGTTGCGCAGACTTGGCGATGAATCTTAGTTTTTCGATAGTCATCTCCATATCTTCTGCGATTTCTTCCTCAGTGGGTTTTCTGCCCATTTTTTGAGAAAGCATTTTGGTGGTTTTCTTAATCCTTGAGATGGTTTCGTAGAGATGGACGGGTAAGCGGATCGTACGGGATTGATCTGCGATCGCACGGGTAATAGCTTGACGAATCCACCATGTGGCGTAAGTGGAGAATTTGTAACCCTTTTCATGGTCAAACTTTTCGGCGGCGCGAATCAAACCTAACGAACCTTCTTGAATCAAATCTTGAAAAGATAACCCTCGATTCATGTACTTCTTGGCAATGGATACCACCAAACGCAAATTTGATTGAACCATTTTATCCTTTGCCCTTCTCCCAATATGCAAGCGACGGTTAAACTGACGCATATTAGGAATATCACAAGCCACTGCCCATTCTTCATCGGTGGGAATACGTCCTAAATGCTCGATTTGAGTAGCTCGGATATATTCTAAATCTAGTAAGTCTGCAATCTGACGGGCCAACTCAATTTCTTCCTCTGCCCTTAAAAGTCTGATGCGACCTATTTCTTGGAGATAAACACGAATAGAATCTTCGGTAAAAGGCTTTTTCTTGGTTTGAGTTCGACGGCGGTTAGCAGCAAGTTTTGTCGCTTTTTTCGTACTTGTTTCAACACCCCCCATAGAATCTGCATCGGACATAATTTCTGTTAATTCTGTATCTACAGAAACTGAACTTTTATTCTTACCCTTAGATGTTGATCCTAAATCTAAAAGTGCTTCCATGTCGTCAGTGGGGGTGATAGTTGCGAAAATTTCTTGTGCCTGCGTCATGCCGTTTTCCTCTTATTCCTTTTATGCTTGAAGATTAATAGTGAAAAAGTCGTAAATTATTTGTTAAAGTGATTCTGTTTCTTGACAAAACCTTCATGTAAATTCAAACAAATTAACTCGGATGATTTTTGTTTTCATCAGTTTGTTTGCCATCAAAATTAAATTCGGTTTGAAAAACCAGCTTAACCTTAGAGTTAGTTTTGTCATAATTCCCCTCAGCATAAAACCTATGGGAATAAACGCTAAAACTATACTTAATACTTTTGTTAAGAAGTGGAATTTCAACTGAAAAATCTTGTTTTATCGAAGTCTATTTCCATATTCGGAGTAAATCTTTCTTGGAAATATCTGCGAGGGTTGGATGAGATAAATTGTCATCACATTTTCTGCACTAAGTGCTTAATGGTCCCTTTTTTAAAATCAATTGTTACGGAGCTTTGAAAAAAAGTCATTCCCTTTTACTCTTGATTGTTAAACAAGTTTTTTCGGTCAAATCTTTCAGATATTGTAATGAATTTCACAGAAAATGGCATCGAGAAGTGATATTTTTTTAACCATAGTGGATAATATCCGTCGTAATACATACGTTTTGTTAGTAGGTGCAAATTCTTCCTTGCTCTTAGGTTAACAAACCTTTTTGGTTTTGGGTTAAATATGTCTAAATTTCCTTATTTTTATTTCGAGTTAGGCACTTTTGTTATGAAATGTTGAGATAAATGCTAAATTTTCCCAAAAAAAATCCCCACCTAATTTGTAGATGAGGATTTATTTATTAAAACCTTCTAAGGTTTTTTAGAAGCGACTTCCGCCTCTGCTGCCACCGCCACCGTAAGAGGAACGATTGTTGTTGTTGTTCTCACGGGGTTTAGCTTTATTAACCTTCATATCACGCCCCATCCATTCTGCACCGTCTAGGGCTTCGATGGCTGCGTTTTCTTCGGCTTCGGTGTCCATTTCCACGAAACCAAAACCACGCATACGACCAGTTTCACGGTCAGTGGGTAAATATACTCTTTTTACTGCTCCGAAGTCTGCAAACGCAGAGGTAAGGTGAGCTTCGGTAACGTCATAGGAAAGGTTGCCTACATATATTGACATAATTGTCTTGTCTCCAGTGTTTTTTTGCTTATGGTAGGATCTGTAATATTCGGAGAGAAGACTGCCAGTGGAAAACTCGAAAATTCGGGAATATCTTCAACAAAATCTTTAAACCGATACTTTAATCTCTTGTAAAGCCATTATAACACTTAAATTCCTCGTTGGTGTTTTTATTTATTTAAGTAATAAGAAATAGGTCACAAAAAATGGGAAAATAATATCGAAGAATATGCTCAAACCTAACACCTATCCACCCTAAAGCACTTTTTGTGCCACTGCCAAATTTATTATTTACTTTTGGCGGTTTTGATCATTTCAACCAAGGTATGGTGGGCATCCTTAGCATCGGTGAGAGTGTGGTCAAATGTTATTCTAATGGGGTTTTGAGGTTCATTGTTAACGGCAATATTCATTCCTTCATGATCAATGGAAATCATGGTGGCACTTTGTACATTTTCGATGTGAGCAAAGGCTTGGGCATAAAGGATTATGGCATCTTGATGATCGTCATTCATGTGTTTACAAATGCGATCGCTTACTACTTGATCAATTACTTGGCTCATTTCTTAAAATTTCTTAACACTATTTACAGGTACAAGATAATTTTAATATTTTCAGGGATTTATGGTGATAGCCTCAAAAAAGAATTGAAAAGAAAAGCTAGATTATCATCTTCGTTAGGGAAAAATATGAGAGTCAACGCATATATCAAAGGTAATAGGTTCAACACCAGTGAATTTTTGCCACAGCAGAAGAAAATTCTTAGGGTATGGGGGTTTAACATTAGGAGCGAGTTTGTTATTCAAAGGTTGTCATAATGACATTCCCATGGGTAATGAAGAAACAATTCCCCCGAAAGAAAACATCATAAAAGTGGGAATACTACACTCCCTCAGTGGCACCATGGCCATTAGCGAAACGGCGGTGGTGGAAGCTGAATTATTAGCCATCAAGGAAATTAATAGAAATGGGGGGGTGTTAGGAAAACAGATTGAAGCAATTATTGAAGATGGTGCTTCCGACTGGCTTACATTTAGGGATAAGGCGAGGAAATTGATTGATAAAGATCAGGTGGTAACGGTGTTTGGTTGTTGGACTTCTGCGAGTCGTCAGGCGGTTTTACCCGTATTTGAAGCCAAAAATCATATGCTTTGGTATCCTGTTCAGTATGAAGGGCAAGAATGTTCTCGCAACATTTTTTATACTGGGGCAACTCCTAATCAACAAATTGAACCTGCGGTGAAGTGGTTGTTGCAAAATAAAGGGGATGAGTTTTTTTTGGTGGGTTCAGATTACATTTTTCCCCGTACCGCTAATCTTATTATTAAACAACAACTTGATGCTTTGGGGGGAAAAACTGTGGGGGAAAATTATTTACCCTTGGGAAATATCGGGGTTGGCTCTATCATTTCAAAAATTCAGGCAACCTTACCCCATGGGGGAATTATTTTTAACAGTCTCAATGGCGATAGTAATGTGGCTTTTTTTAAACAAATTCACGCGGCGGGATTGGGTGCAGATAAATATCCTGTGATGTCGGTGAGTATTGCCGAGGAGGAAGTTCGGCAAATGGGGGTAGAGTATTTGAGGGGACATTATGCCGCATGGAACTATTTTCAAACGGTGGAAACTCCAGAAAATATTAAATTTGTTGATAGTTTTAAGGCTGAATATGGTGCTGATAGGGTGACCAATGATCCTATGGAATCTGCTTATGTCATGGTATATCTTTGGAAACAAGCGGTGGAGAAAGCTGGTAGTGAGATGGATTTAGAAGCTATTAGGGTAAGTGCGATCGGACAACAGTTTAATGCCCCCCATGGTATGGTTACCATGCACCCAAATCATCATATTTCTAAAACTGTGCGCATTGGGCAGGTGAGAGATGATGGACTGTTTGATATTGTCTATTCTAGCGATACTTCTGTAGCTCCTATTCCTTGGAATCGCTTTGTGCCTGAAACTCAGAATTATAGATGTGATTGGACAGATCCTCATAAGGGCGGTAAATATGAGGTGTAATGGTTGTTTTTTCTGCCAAATTGCATTTTATATTTGTCTGAAACATGAACCTAGTGCGGTTTTATGGCTTTAAATTTGTGCAATAAATATATTGTTTGTGCTAGTATCAGCAATAAATCCTTGGAAAAAGACGTTTATGGGTAAGGTTTTAGTTTTAAATGCCTCCTATGAACCGCTAAATATCACCAGTTGGAAAAGAGCGGTAATTCTGTTAATTAAAGGCAAGGCGGAACAGTTAGAACATGATGGAACATTTATTTGTCAGACATTCCCGTTACCCTCGGTGATTAGGTTACGGTATTATGTCAAGGTTCCCTATAAGGAGATTCCTTTAACTAGAAAGAATGTGTTAGAGCGCGATCGGCATACTTGTCAATATTGTAATTATAGAGGGGAAAAATTAACATTAGATCATGTTCTTCCCCGTTCCCGAAAAGGTCCTGATACTTGGGAAAATTTGGTTACAGCTTGTGTGAGGTGCAATATTCGTAAGGGAAATAGAACTCCGAAGGAAGCAGAGATGCCGTTATTGACGCAACCAAGAAAACCTTACAGCAGTTTGCATTTTGAAATTGTTAAGTGTACTAAAGATAATCTTAATCATGAGTGGCGAAAGTATGTCATTGGTATCTAAGGGGCGCTGAAAAAGTGGAGTCATTGAGGTTGAGACACACAAGATAACTTGTGCTGTAAAGTTGATTTTGTGTAGGGGCGTAACATACTACGTCTCTACTTTTGATAGGGATAAATTGTTGGTTTAGTTGTCAATATTTATACACCGACAATTATAAAATTTTGCTAAAATTTAACATTATGACATCAAGACAGATAAACCCATAAAATAGGATATATGCAGGAAAATGGTTTCTACTACTTCTCAAATTATTTTGCTGGTAGATGGTTACAACATCATTGGGGCGTGGAATTCCCTTAAGAAAATGAGGGATAAGAATGGTTTAGAATATGCTAGACAGTCTTTGCTAGATACCCTCGTGAATTACACTGGTTACAAGGCATTAGAAACAAAGGTAGTATTTGACGCTCATTACCAAAAAATTCCTAGCTATAAGGATAAATATAGCGATCGCCTCTGGGTACACTATACATCTTATAACGAAACGGCAGACACCTACATAGAAAAATATTGTGCTTCATTTCAGCGCAAAAACCCCGATACTAGCACCAGAATTGTAGTTGCTACCTCAGACCAAGCACAACGCCACACAGTAGTTGGTTATGGGGCAGAATGGATGTCAGCTCAAGTCTTGGCAAAGGAGATTGATATGACCCAAAAAAGAGAAAAACGCAATCATCGCTCTAGGAATAAACCCCAAGGGCGCTTTTTATTCAA of Cyanobacterium sp. HL-69 contains these proteins:
- a CDS encoding Pyridoxamine 5'-phosphate oxidase; amino-acid sequence: MSNILAPWRSPLAKALHLNRAKPYSRYFQLATISPEGFPTNRTVVFRGFYDDTNWLQIITDIRSEKYQHLQKQPQSEICWYFTKTREQFRINGYIDIITHQEKDQKMINARKQVWDKLSDNAKIQFTWANPGETLNDESIITPDNLDNPLDTFCLLLFKPQKVDHLQLKGNPQNRYLYQLEEQNHWEMSPINP
- the rpoD gene encoding RNA polymerase primary sigma factor RpoD; translated protein: MTQAQEIFATITPTDDMEALLDLGSTSKGKNKSSVSVDTELTEIMSDADSMGGVETSTKKATKLAANRRRTQTKKKPFTEDSIRVYLQEIGRIRLLRAEEEIELARQIADLLDLEYIRATQIEHLGRIPTDEEWAVACDIPNMRQFNRRLHIGRRAKDKMVQSNLRLVVSIAKKYMNRGLSFQDLIQEGSLGLIRAAEKFDHEKGYKFSTYATWWIRQAITRAIADQSRTIRLPVHLYETISRIKKTTKMLSQKMGRKPTEEEIAEDMEMTIEKLRFIAKSAQLPISLETPIGKEEDSRLGDFIEADGETPEDEVSKNLLREDLENVLDSLSPRERDVLRLRYGLDDGRMKTLEEIGQIFNVTRERIRQIEAKALRKLRHPNRNSILKEYIR
- the urtA gene encoding urea transport system substrate-binding protein, whose protein sequence is MNFCHSRRKFLGYGGLTLGASLLFKGCHNDIPMGNEETIPPKENIIKVGILHSLSGTMAISETAVVEAELLAIKEINRNGGVLGKQIEAIIEDGASDWLTFRDKARKLIDKDQVVTVFGCWTSASRQAVLPVFEAKNHMLWYPVQYEGQECSRNIFYTGATPNQQIEPAVKWLLQNKGDEFFLVGSDYIFPRTANLIIKQQLDALGGKTVGENYLPLGNIGVGSIISKIQATLPHGGIIFNSLNGDSNVAFFKQIHAAGLGADKYPVMSVSIAEEEVRQMGVEYLRGHYAAWNYFQTVETPENIKFVDSFKAEYGADRVTNDPMESAYVMVYLWKQAVEKAGSEMDLEAIRVSAIGQQFNAPHGMVTMHPNHHISKTVRIGQVRDDGLFDIVYSSDTSVAPIPWNRFVPETQNYRCDWTDPHKGGKYEV
- the gmd-2 gene encoding GDPmannose 4,6-dehydratase, producing the protein MTKKALISGISGQDGAYLAQLLLSKGYEVAGTSRDAQMSSFKNLELLGIKDKIQLESMALNDFRSVLQILMKTEPDEVYNLAGQSSVGLSFELPVETLESIATGTLNLLEAIRFTHRPIKFYSAGSSECFGDIGVEAADENTPFRPRSPYGVAKSTAFWQVANYREAYDIFACTGILFNHESPLRPRRFVTQKIINRVIDIAEGKEQVLSLGNINISRDWGWAPEYVQAMYLMLQHDSPEDFVIATGASYKLEDFVACAFDFFDLDWQKYVECDRTLLRPTDLAFSQGNPTKAKKILDWEAQYKMPDVVRGMIEAKVNKA
- a CDS encoding RNA-binding protein, translating into MSIYVGNLSYDVTEAHLTSAFADFGAVKRVYLPTDRETGRMRGFGFVEMDTEAEENAAIEALDGAEWMGRDMKVNKAKPRENNNNNRSSYGGGGSRGGSRF
- a CDS encoding HNH endonuclease family protein, whose product is MGKVLVLNASYEPLNITSWKRAVILLIKGKAEQLEHDGTFICQTFPLPSVIRLRYYVKVPYKEIPLTRKNVLERDRHTCQYCNYRGEKLTLDHVLPRSRKGPDTWENLVTACVRCNIRKGNRTPKEAEMPLLTQPRKPYSSLHFEIVKCTKDNLNHEWRKYVIGI
- the yacP gene encoding ribonuclease YacP, with product MVSTTSQIILLVDGYNIIGAWNSLKKMRDKNGLEYARQSLLDTLVNYTGYKALETKVVFDAHYQKIPSYKDKYSDRLWVHYTSYNETADTYIEKYCASFQRKNPDTSTRIVVATSDQAQRHTVVGYGAEWMSAQVLAKEIDMTQKREKRNHRSRNKPQGRFLFNSLDSKTQKALTQMRFGTHR